The Amycolatopsis mongoliensis genome includes a window with the following:
- a CDS encoding UDP-N-acetylglucosamine 2-epimerase — protein sequence MAAAATLVISDSGGIQEEAPSFGVPVLVLRDVTEQMAAVDARCALLLGTDRGRVTDTATRLLTDEDARRAMTASGSPFGDGFAAERAEQAVAWLLGLAAEPVVAAGRQGEGDAARATTTVLDEGAAAGFRGCGRSLDLQDSPSRCRISVHKVPAGEGQRPTSTAAGRPHDHRCRDRAVRA from the coding sequence GTGGCGGCCGCCGCGACCCTGGTGATCTCCGATTCCGGCGGCATCCAGGAGGAGGCGCCCAGTTTCGGCGTCCCGGTGCTGGTGCTGCGCGACGTCACCGAGCAGATGGCGGCCGTCGACGCCCGCTGCGCGCTGCTGCTGGGCACCGACCGCGGCCGGGTCACCGACACCGCGACGCGCCTGCTGACCGACGAGGACGCGCGCCGCGCCATGACGGCCTCGGGCAGCCCGTTCGGGGACGGCTTCGCCGCCGAACGCGCCGAACAGGCCGTGGCCTGGCTGCTGGGCTTGGCCGCAGAACCGGTGGTGGCGGCCGGGCGGCAGGGGGAGGGGGACGCGGCCCGGGCCACCACCACCGTTCTGGACGAGGGCGCCGCTGCGGGGTTTCGGGGCTGCGGACGGTCCCTCGACCTTCAGGATTCTCCTTCCCGGTGCCGCATCTCAGTGCACAAAGTCCCTGCGGGAGAAGGACAAAGACCCACGTCGACGGCGGCCGGCAGGCCCCATGATCATCGCTGCCGGGACCGGGCGGTTCGGGCATGA
- a CDS encoding acetyl-CoA hydrolase/transferase family protein — protein MRFLSEAQLGAMLAGVPGPAPRVVVSGNFATPRRALAILDAALPEYRLFALNAQAGVPDREGVLLETPFVGPGMRHRAGLRYFPCRLSLVPELLKQSLPPDVVLVHTSLPVDGTVSLGTEVNLLPAAIEAVRARGGLVVAQLNPNMPFTYGDGVLPIGEIDYALEVDEPLLSPEPRPLGDAARTIGARVAELVPDGATLQLGIGGVPDATLAALTRRRGLSVWSEMFSDGVLGLDRAGALDPAVPVTASFVFGSDELYRWIDRNPRVRLLRTEKTNDPAVIARRRCLVSVNSALEVDLFAQANASRVRGSIHSGFGGQTDFVVGALHSPGGRAVIALPSWHPKANVSTVVPRLAGPVTSFQHSFIVSEHGTATIWGNDSSEQAQQIVDRVAHPDVREDLRAQGRELGFSLRG, from the coding sequence ATGCGGTTCTTGTCCGAGGCGCAGCTGGGCGCGATGCTGGCGGGGGTGCCGGGCCCGGCGCCGCGGGTGGTCGTCAGCGGGAACTTCGCGACGCCGAGGCGCGCGCTGGCCATTTTGGACGCCGCGCTGCCGGAGTACCGGCTGTTCGCCCTGAACGCGCAGGCGGGCGTGCCGGACCGGGAGGGTGTGCTGCTCGAGACCCCCTTCGTGGGGCCGGGGATGCGGCACCGGGCCGGCCTGCGGTACTTCCCGTGCCGGTTGTCGCTGGTGCCCGAGCTGCTCAAGCAGTCGCTGCCGCCGGATGTCGTCCTGGTGCACACCTCGCTGCCGGTGGACGGCACGGTGTCGCTGGGGACCGAGGTCAACCTGCTGCCCGCGGCGATCGAGGCCGTCCGCGCCCGTGGCGGCCTGGTGGTGGCGCAGCTCAACCCGAACATGCCGTTCACCTACGGCGACGGGGTGCTGCCGATCGGCGAGATCGACTACGCGCTGGAGGTCGACGAGCCGCTGCTGTCACCCGAGCCCCGGCCGCTGGGCGACGCGGCGCGGACCATCGGCGCGAGGGTGGCCGAGCTGGTGCCGGACGGCGCGACGCTGCAGCTCGGGATCGGCGGTGTCCCGGACGCGACGCTGGCCGCGCTGACCCGGCGCCGGGGCCTCTCGGTGTGGTCGGAGATGTTCAGCGACGGCGTCCTCGGCCTCGACCGCGCCGGGGCACTGGACCCGGCCGTCCCGGTGACGGCGTCGTTCGTGTTCGGCAGCGACGAGCTGTACCGGTGGATCGACCGCAACCCCCGCGTCCGGCTGCTGCGCACGGAGAAGACCAACGATCCCGCCGTGATCGCCCGCCGGCGCTGTCTCGTCTCGGTGAACAGCGCGCTGGAGGTCGACCTGTTCGCCCAGGCCAACGCCAGCCGGGTGCGCGGCTCGATCCACTCCGGCTTCGGCGGCCAAACCGACTTCGTGGTCGGGGCGTTGCACTCCCCCGGCGGCCGGGCGGTCATCGCGCTCCCGTCGTGGCACCCGAAGGCGAACGTGTCGACGGTCGTGCCCCGGCTGGCGGGCCCGGTCACGTCGTTCCAGCACAGCTTCATCGTCAGCGAGCACGGCACCGCGACCATCTGGGGCAACGACTCGAGCGAGCAGGCCCAGCAGATCGTGGACCGGGTGGCGCACCCGGACGTCCGCGAGGATCTCCGGGCCCAGGGCCGTGAACTGGGGTTCTCCCTCCGGGGGTGA
- a CDS encoding globin domain-containing protein: MLSPASAAVVRATLPVVRAHAVEITGEFYSSMFAAHPDLLDLFNQGNQADGRQQLALASAVVGFAGHLLDEDAVPFDRIAERIAHKHVSLGIRAGQYPIVGHHLLTAVGTVLGDAVTPEIAAAWHEVYWLLACRLIAAEARLYQRGDLDPEHLWRRWRVAKRLDEAVDAVSFTLVPDGGAAVPDFAPGQYVSVAVDLPGGRRQLRQYSLSHGPGRGSLRITVRRVRGRDGAPDGAVSHHLHDHVTEDQTLLLGPPAGETTLAPGDGPVLLVSAGIGITPMAAMLDHLARTQPTRRIVLAHADRSPAHHALRRECAQTAMGLAEVDELYWYEHDHDDRSRPGRMDVDALPLSPGTTAHLCGPLPFMHGIRAGLIRRGLPADRIRYEVFGPGMLDRD, encoded by the coding sequence TTGCTGTCCCCAGCATCCGCCGCGGTGGTTCGCGCCACCCTGCCCGTCGTCCGCGCGCACGCCGTGGAGATCACCGGTGAGTTCTACTCGTCGATGTTCGCCGCGCACCCGGACCTGCTCGACCTGTTCAACCAGGGCAACCAGGCCGACGGCCGGCAGCAGCTCGCCTTGGCGTCGGCCGTGGTCGGCTTCGCCGGGCACCTGCTCGACGAGGACGCGGTGCCGTTCGACCGGATCGCCGAGCGGATCGCCCACAAGCACGTGTCGCTCGGCATCAGGGCCGGGCAGTACCCGATCGTCGGCCATCACCTGCTCACCGCCGTCGGCACCGTCCTCGGCGACGCGGTCACGCCCGAGATCGCCGCGGCGTGGCACGAGGTCTACTGGCTGCTCGCCTGCCGGCTGATCGCCGCCGAGGCCCGCCTCTACCAGCGCGGCGACCTCGACCCCGAGCACCTCTGGCGCCGCTGGCGGGTGGCCAAGCGCCTCGACGAGGCCGTCGACGCGGTGTCGTTCACCCTGGTGCCCGACGGCGGCGCGGCCGTTCCGGACTTCGCGCCCGGCCAGTACGTCTCCGTCGCGGTCGACCTGCCCGGCGGGCGTCGCCAGCTTCGCCAGTACTCGCTCTCCCACGGCCCCGGCCGGGGTTCGCTGCGGATCACCGTGCGCCGGGTCCGCGGCCGCGACGGCGCACCGGACGGCGCGGTGTCCCACCACCTGCACGACCACGTCACCGAAGACCAGACCCTGCTGCTCGGGCCGCCCGCGGGCGAGACGACGCTCGCCCCCGGCGACGGACCGGTGCTGCTCGTCAGCGCCGGCATCGGGATCACGCCGATGGCCGCCATGCTGGACCACCTCGCCCGTACGCAGCCGACCCGGCGGATCGTGCTCGCCCACGCCGACCGCTCGCCCGCCCACCACGCGCTGCGCCGCGAATGTGCCCAGACCGCGATGGGCCTGGCCGAGGTCGACGAACTGTACTGGTACGAGCACGACCACGACGACCGTTCACGCCCCGGCCGCATGGACGTCGACGCGCTGCCGCTGTCCCCGGGCACGACGGCCCACCTGTGCGGCCCGCTGCCGTTCATGCACGGGATCCGCGCCGGGCTGATCCGCCGGGGCCTGCCCGCCGACCGCATCCGCTACGAGGTGTTCGGTCCGGGGATGCTCGACCGGGACTGA
- a CDS encoding transposase: MEWNVSARFQRGPGSSALGWRPEKGDAATRPKPSPSTPGQAGDNPQLVPLLGGISAARIGAGPPHCRPETVVADKAYSHSSSRAAMRDRRVRFLSPERDDQTARRVAKSSRSGRPPAFDVEVYKQRNVVERRFNRL, translated from the coding sequence ATCGAGTGGAACGTCTCGGCCCGATTCCAGCGTGGTCCGGGCTCATCGGCACTCGGCTGGCGCCCGGAAAAAGGGGATGCAGCGACCAGACCGAAGCCCTCGCCTTCCACCCCGGGCCAAGCGGGGGACAATCCGCAGCTGGTTCCGTTGCTGGGCGGCATCAGCGCGGCTCGGATTGGAGCAGGCCCGCCACACTGCCGGCCTGAGACGGTGGTCGCGGACAAGGCGTATTCCCATTCCTCGTCCAGGGCGGCGATGCGGGACCGGCGGGTCAGGTTTCTCAGCCCGGAACGCGATGACCAGACCGCCCGCCGCGTCGCCAAAAGCTCCCGCAGCGGGCGACCACCAGCCTTCGATGTCGAGGTCTACAAGCAGCGCAACGTGGTCGAACGCCGCTTCAACCGGCTCTGA
- a CDS encoding IS5 family transposase (programmed frameshift), translating into MREEVVTDELWDRLEPLIPVYPRRFRHPGRRRADDRAALEGILYVVRTGIGWNRLPTALFGASGATCWRRLAESHESRAWQQLREQLLAELRAAGLLDLSAMLVDSTHLRALKRGDHTGRSPVDRRKPGSKHHLITDAHGTPLAVTLTGGHRNDVTQLIPLLDAVPPIRGVVGKPRRRPRRLYADRGYDHDKYRRLVRAGGITPLIACRGVEHGSGLGEIRWPVERTFAWFKGFRRLRIRTERRADLHQAIFSLACSIICLRKLILN; encoded by the exons ATGCGCGAGGAGGTTGTGACCGACGAGCTGTGGGACCGGCTGGAGCCGTTGATCCCGGTGTATCCGCGGCGTTTTCGCCATCCAGGTCGCAGGCGTGCGGATGATCGAGCAGCGTTGGAGGGCATCCTCTACGTCGTGCGCACCGGCATCGGCTGGAACAGGCTGCCCACCGCTCTGTTCGGCGCCTCTGGCGCGACGTGCTGGCGACGGCTGGCCGAGTCGCACGAGAGCCGAGCCTGGCAGCAACTGCGCGAGCAACTGCTCGCCGAGCTGCGCGCCGCCGGGCTGCTCGACCTGTCGGCCATGCTGGTCGACTCCACTCATCTGCGAGCACTCA AAAGGGGGGACCACACCGGACGGAGCCCGGTCGACCGACGCAAACCCGGCTCCAAGCACCACCTGATCACCGACGCACACGGCACCCCGCTGGCCGTCACCCTGACCGGCGGGCACCGCAACGATGTCACCCAGCTGATCCCATTGCTCGACGCCGTCCCACCCATCCGGGGCGTGGTCGGCAAGCCACGTCGCCGGCCACGGCGGCTCTACGCCGACCGCGGCTACGACCACGACAAGTACCGGCGCCTGGTCCGAGCCGGCGGCATCACCCCGTTGATCGCCTGCCGCGGTGTCGAACACGGTTCCGGCCTGGGCGAGATCCGCTGGCCAGTCGAACGCACCTTCGCCTGGTTCAAAGGCTTTCGCAGGCTCCGCATCCGAACCGAACGCCGAGCCGACCTCCACCAAGCCATCTTCAGCCTCGCATGCTCGATCATCTGCCTACGCAAGCTCATTCTGAACTGA
- a CDS encoding transposase, producing the protein MHHAGDVGVAGELSALRQEFYRCLTRRADALFELTEAMLCADGPVRSVAELSLAGEHRRGYGSGYAALARGRVDIDRLRTALTAVPLPRAADERLVLAVDVTCWLRPEAHTCSQRILCHTYGRGKDQHIMVPGWPYSVVVALETGRHSWTAPLDAVRLTPGDNAASVTARQIRGVVGRLIAAGHWRPGDPDILLVADAGYDGPRLAHVLADLPITVLVRMRTDRVLHRPVPPQPPGTLGRPRRHGDEFAFGDPNTWGEPDVTIDTTTRLSVPRWSGPGTGCTHG; encoded by the coding sequence GTGCATCATGCCGGCGACGTCGGCGTGGCCGGGGAGCTCTCGGCGTTGCGGCAGGAGTTCTACCGCTGTCTGACCCGTCGGGCGGATGCGTTGTTCGAGCTGACCGAGGCGATGTTGTGCGCGGACGGGCCGGTGCGGTCGGTCGCGGAGTTGTCGCTGGCTGGTGAGCACCGCCGCGGGTATGGCAGCGGCTATGCCGCGCTAGCCCGGGGACGTGTCGACATCGATCGGCTACGCACCGCACTGACCGCGGTGCCGCTGCCGCGGGCCGCGGACGAGCGGCTGGTACTGGCAGTGGATGTGACCTGCTGGCTGCGTCCGGAAGCACACACCTGCTCGCAGCGGATCCTGTGTCACACCTACGGCCGCGGCAAGGACCAGCACATAATGGTGCCGGGCTGGCCCTACTCCGTCGTCGTCGCCCTGGAAACAGGACGCCATTCGTGGACTGCGCCGCTGGATGCGGTCCGGCTCACGCCCGGAGACAACGCCGCGAGCGTGACTGCTCGGCAGATCCGCGGCGTGGTGGGCCGCCTGATCGCGGCCGGGCACTGGCGGCCGGGAGACCCGGACATCTTGCTGGTCGCCGACGCCGGCTACGACGGTCCCCGCCTGGCCCACGTGCTGGCCGATCTTCCGATCACCGTGCTGGTGCGGATGCGCACCGATCGGGTCCTGCACCGCCCGGTCCCGCCGCAGCCGCCCGGCACGTTGGGCAGGCCCCGCCGCCACGGCGACGAGTTCGCCTTCGGTGACCCGAACACCTGGGGCGAGCCGGATGTCACCATCGACACCACGACCCGGCTCTCGGTCCCGCGCTGGTCCGGGCCTGGGACCGGCTGCACCCACGGCTGA
- a CDS encoding HNH endonuclease signature motif containing protein — MESEAVWKADAVALADRISTLLTAVRSAEAEIGSLLVEIESRGVMDLFGYRSVARLFEHLADVPKAAAENVVKRARALAPGCNLDGTPIPAVAPATGAAALDGWLSTPMIDTIVGVMTQVPPEHRDNAERDLLSFAEEAGHKQVAALGARIVAHLDPDGAEPDEAEPATPSRELSLRRKRTGVWELQGRFDDETGARASALLDSLAERRRVDDGPDFRSPQERYGDAFSDAIDLALNSPDLPMQAGERAHVMVAVSLEDLKSGVGQATLGDTGRISAAEARIHACDCQIIPAVLGGKSEPLDLGRLRRLVSPGLRRALYLRDRGCAFPGCHRPPRHCQGHHIRHWADGGPTELGNLVLMCGHHHRLLHRSGWQVRIAADGLPEFLPPVFLDRRRKPRRNNLHVPLPFAA, encoded by the coding sequence GTGGAAAGCGAAGCGGTGTGGAAAGCGGATGCGGTGGCCCTGGCCGACCGCATCTCGACACTGCTCACTGCTGTTCGGTCTGCTGAGGCTGAGATCGGTTCTCTGCTCGTGGAAATCGAGTCGCGCGGTGTTATGGACCTGTTCGGATACCGGTCTGTTGCGCGGCTATTCGAGCACCTCGCAGATGTTCCCAAGGCTGCCGCCGAGAACGTGGTCAAGCGAGCCCGAGCCCTCGCACCTGGCTGCAATCTCGACGGCACTCCTATTCCGGCTGTCGCTCCCGCCACCGGCGCCGCCGCGTTGGACGGCTGGTTGAGCACTCCGATGATCGACACCATCGTCGGTGTCATGACGCAAGTTCCACCCGAACACCGCGATAACGCCGAACGAGACTTGCTGTCCTTCGCCGAAGAAGCCGGACACAAGCAGGTCGCTGCACTGGGTGCGCGGATCGTGGCGCACCTCGATCCCGATGGCGCCGAACCCGATGAGGCTGAACCGGCCACCCCCAGCCGCGAACTGTCGTTGCGTCGCAAAAGAACCGGGGTGTGGGAACTTCAGGGCCGGTTCGATGACGAGACCGGTGCCCGGGCCAGTGCCCTGCTGGATTCCCTGGCCGAACGCCGTAGAGTCGACGATGGTCCCGACTTCCGTTCCCCGCAGGAACGTTACGGCGACGCGTTCTCCGACGCGATCGACTTGGCCTTGAATTCCCCGGACTTGCCGATGCAGGCGGGTGAACGGGCGCACGTGATGGTCGCGGTCTCGTTGGAGGACTTGAAGTCTGGTGTCGGTCAGGCGACGTTGGGTGATACCGGCCGCATCTCGGCGGCCGAGGCCCGGATCCATGCCTGCGACTGCCAGATCATCCCCGCTGTCCTGGGTGGCAAGAGCGAGCCCCTCGATCTCGGCCGTCTCCGGCGGTTGGTCTCACCCGGACTTCGCCGGGCGTTGTACTTGCGCGACCGTGGGTGTGCTTTCCCCGGTTGTCATCGGCCGCCTCGGCATTGTCAGGGGCACCATATCCGGCACTGGGCTGATGGCGGGCCGACCGAGCTGGGCAACCTGGTCCTGATGTGCGGCCACCATCACCGGTTGCTGCACCGTTCCGGTTGGCAGGTCCGCATCGCCGCCGATGGCTTGCCCGAGTTCCTGCCACCGGTGTTCTTGGACAGGCGCCGAAAACCCAGGCGCAACAACCTCCACGTGCCGTTACCGTTCGCCGCCTGA
- the pflA gene encoding pyruvate formate-lyase-activating protein, whose translation MTTTLTRAGSVHSWDLSTGVDGPGTRFVVFTSGCPLRCLYCQNPDTWHMRDGKRVSVDDVVAEMSRYRRFIEVAGGGLTVSGGEPLLQPAFVGDLLHRAKALGLHTALDTSGYLGGRATDGLLADTDLVLLDIKSWDPGRYRRLTGVDRTPTLAFARRLSELGKAMWVRFVLVPGLTDDPDDVEGIASFVSTLSTVERVDVLPFHKLGAAKYTALGLPFPLAHVPAPDADLVRRVREQFARHHLPTT comes from the coding sequence GTGACCACCACCCTCACCCGCGCCGGGTCCGTCCACTCCTGGGACCTCTCCACCGGGGTGGACGGCCCCGGCACCCGGTTCGTGGTGTTCACCAGCGGCTGCCCGCTGCGCTGCCTGTACTGCCAGAACCCCGACACCTGGCACATGCGTGACGGGAAGCGGGTCTCCGTCGACGACGTCGTCGCCGAGATGAGCCGGTACCGCCGGTTCATCGAGGTCGCCGGGGGTGGTCTCACGGTCAGCGGCGGGGAACCGCTGCTGCAGCCCGCGTTCGTGGGCGACCTGCTCCACCGGGCCAAGGCGCTCGGCCTGCACACCGCGCTCGACACGTCCGGCTACCTCGGGGGAAGGGCCACCGACGGGCTGCTCGCGGACACCGACCTCGTGTTGCTGGACATCAAGTCCTGGGACCCCGGCCGCTACCGCCGGCTCACCGGCGTCGACCGCACACCGACCCTGGCCTTCGCCCGCCGGCTGTCCGAGCTGGGCAAGGCGATGTGGGTGCGGTTCGTGCTGGTGCCCGGCCTCACCGACGACCCGGACGACGTCGAAGGCATCGCGTCGTTCGTCAGCACCCTGTCCACTGTGGAACGCGTCGACGTGCTGCCGTTCCACAAGCTCGGTGCGGCCAAGTACACCGCGCTCGGCCTGCCGTTCCCCCTCGCCCACGTCCCGGCTCCCGATGCGGATCTGGTCCGGCGGGTTCGCGAGCAGTTCGCCCGGCATCACCTGCCCACGACCTGA
- the pflB gene encoding formate C-acetyltransferase: MAAPVIGPTTRTDAWSGFHGQDWRGNIDVRGFVQDNYTPYEGGAEFLAGPTERTKALWAKLTGLFAEERRRGILDVDTRTPSSITAHAPGYLDRDRELIVGLQTDAPLKRAIMPAGGLRMVEAGLTAYGYQLDPAVKEIFTRYRKTHNDGVFDAYTAEILAARRAGIITGLPDAYGRGRIIGDYRRVPLYGVDRLIEAKRADRAALDAVLSTEAVIRDREELAEQIRALEELREMAAAYGDDISRPAATAREAVQWLYYAYLAATKEQNGAAMSLGRVSTFLDVYLQRDVDAGLLSEVDAQELVDDLVIKLRIVRFLRTPAYDELFSGDPTWVTEAIGGIGEDGRPLVTKTSFRFLQTLYNLGPAPEPNLTVLWSPRLPAGFKRFCAQVSIDTSSIQYESDDLLRPRFGDDTAIACCVSAMRVGKQMQFFGARVNLAKALLYAVNGGRDEMTGEQVAPAFPPLSGEYLDYAQLRAALDRVTGWLAKTYVDALNIIHYMHDKYAYERLEMALHDHPVQRLLGCGIAGLSVVADSLSAVKHARVRVIRDETGLAVDYAVEGDYPRYGNNDDRADAIAVELVEDFMAKVRRYPAYRGAVHTQSVLTITSNVVYGKHTGNTPDGRRAGEPFAPGANPMNGRDSHGLVAAALSVAKLPYDQAQDGISLTATVVPAGLGRTREERITNLCGILDGYADAGGFHLNANVLDRETLLDAMAHPGKYPQLTIRVSGYAVNFVRLTPEQQRDVVNRTFHGSL; the protein is encoded by the coding sequence ATGGCGGCACCGGTGATCGGTCCGACGACCCGGACCGACGCGTGGTCCGGGTTCCACGGCCAGGACTGGCGCGGGAACATCGACGTCCGGGGGTTCGTGCAGGACAACTACACACCCTACGAAGGTGGCGCGGAGTTCCTGGCCGGACCGACCGAGCGCACGAAGGCGTTGTGGGCGAAGCTGACCGGGCTGTTCGCCGAGGAGCGCCGCCGCGGGATCCTCGACGTCGACACCCGCACGCCGTCGTCGATCACCGCGCACGCGCCGGGGTACCTCGACCGGGACCGGGAGCTGATCGTCGGCCTGCAGACCGACGCGCCGCTCAAGCGCGCGATCATGCCGGCCGGCGGCCTGCGCATGGTCGAGGCGGGGCTCACGGCCTACGGCTACCAACTGGACCCGGCGGTGAAGGAGATCTTCACCCGGTACCGGAAGACGCACAACGACGGGGTGTTCGACGCCTACACCGCCGAGATCCTGGCGGCCCGGCGGGCGGGGATCATCACCGGGCTGCCGGACGCCTACGGGCGCGGGCGGATCATCGGCGACTACCGCCGGGTCCCGCTGTACGGCGTGGACCGGCTGATCGAGGCCAAGCGGGCCGACCGGGCCGCGCTGGACGCGGTGCTCTCGACCGAAGCGGTCATCCGGGACCGTGAGGAACTGGCCGAGCAGATCCGGGCGCTCGAAGAGCTGCGGGAAATGGCCGCGGCCTACGGTGACGACATCTCGCGCCCGGCCGCGACCGCCCGGGAGGCGGTGCAGTGGCTCTACTACGCCTACCTCGCCGCGACCAAGGAGCAGAACGGCGCCGCGATGTCGCTGGGCCGGGTGTCGACCTTCCTCGACGTCTACCTGCAGCGGGACGTCGACGCCGGCCTGCTGTCCGAAGTGGACGCCCAGGAGCTGGTCGACGACCTGGTGATCAAGCTGCGGATCGTGCGCTTCCTGCGCACCCCGGCCTACGACGAGCTGTTCTCCGGCGACCCGACCTGGGTGACCGAGGCGATCGGCGGCATCGGCGAGGACGGCCGGCCGCTGGTCACGAAGACCAGCTTCCGGTTCCTGCAGACCCTCTACAACCTCGGCCCCGCCCCGGAGCCCAACCTGACGGTGCTGTGGTCGCCGCGGTTGCCGGCCGGGTTCAAGCGGTTCTGCGCCCAGGTGTCGATCGACACCAGCTCCATCCAGTACGAGAGCGACGACCTGCTCCGGCCCCGGTTCGGCGACGACACCGCGATCGCCTGCTGCGTGTCGGCGATGCGGGTGGGCAAGCAGATGCAGTTCTTCGGTGCCCGGGTGAACCTGGCCAAGGCACTGCTGTACGCGGTCAACGGCGGCCGCGACGAAATGACCGGTGAGCAGGTCGCGCCCGCGTTCCCGCCGCTGTCGGGGGAGTACCTGGACTACGCGCAGCTGCGGGCCGCGCTCGACCGGGTGACCGGCTGGCTCGCCAAGACCTACGTGGACGCGCTCAACATCATCCACTACATGCACGACAAGTACGCCTACGAGCGGCTCGAGATGGCCCTGCACGACCACCCGGTGCAGCGGCTGCTGGGGTGTGGCATCGCCGGGCTCTCGGTCGTCGCCGACAGCCTGTCCGCGGTGAAGCACGCCCGCGTCCGGGTGATCCGGGACGAGACCGGGCTCGCGGTCGACTACGCGGTCGAGGGCGACTACCCGCGCTACGGCAACAACGACGACCGCGCCGACGCCATCGCCGTCGAGCTGGTCGAGGACTTCATGGCCAAGGTCCGGCGCTACCCGGCCTACCGCGGCGCGGTCCACACCCAGTCGGTGCTGACGATCACCTCGAACGTGGTGTACGGCAAGCACACCGGCAACACCCCCGACGGCCGCCGCGCCGGCGAGCCGTTCGCCCCCGGCGCCAACCCGATGAACGGCCGGGACAGCCACGGCCTGGTGGCCGCGGCGCTGTCGGTGGCCAAGCTGCCCTACGACCAGGCCCAGGACGGGATCTCGCTCACCGCGACCGTCGTCCCGGCCGGCCTCGGCCGCACGAGGGAGGAACGCATCACCAACCTCTGCGGCATCTTGGACGGCTACGCCGACGCGGGCGGGTTCCACCTCAACGCCAACGTGCTGGACCGGGAGACGCTGCTCGACGCGATGGCGCACCCCGGGAAGTACCCGCAGCTGACCATCCGCGTGTCCGGCTACGCCGTGAACTTCGTGCGGCTCACCCCGGAACAGCAGCGCGACGTGGTCAACCGGACGTTCCACGGATCGCTGTGA